The following proteins are encoded in a genomic region of Nicotiana sylvestris chromosome 4, ASM39365v2, whole genome shotgun sequence:
- the LOC104214192 gene encoding phylloplanin → MASAKIFLIFLLAALIATPAAFAILVPTLVSTHISGLVFCSVNGNLDVINGLSPQVFPNASVQLRCGATNVISSTITNGSGAFSLAVNTFPLLNCNLVVATPLSTCNATLQSVGRLASSLRLVNITLGSGTGLIRVGLAPTGFILNLNIN, encoded by the exons ATGGCTTCAGCAAAAATTTTCTTGATTTTCCTTTTGGCTGCATTAATCGCAACCCCCGCTGCATTTGCCATACTTGTTCCAACACTTGTTTCAACACATATAAGTGGGCTTGTATTTTGCAGCGTTAACGGCAATTTAGATGTCATCAACGGACTCAGCCCCCAAGTTTTTCCTA ATGCATCAGTGCAATTGCGGTGTGGAGCAACAAATGTGATATCAAGTACAATAACAAATGGATCGGGAGCATTTTCCTTGGCGGTGAATACTTTCCCACTGCTAAACTGCAATTTAGTGGTTGCAACTCCACTATCAACATGTAACGCGACCTTACAATCGGTTGGGCGTTTGGCGTCATCCTTGAGACTTGTAAATATCACTCTTGGCAGTGGCACCGGTCTTATTAGAGTCGGTTTAGCTCCTACTGGTTTTATACTTAATCTTAACATCAATTAA